AAATTGTGGACTTAATTCTTAAATGAAATAGGACGAATTCTATATTTTTAAGATCAAATTAGATTCGAACCAAACCAGTTTATTTTCAAAAGATATTTCTAATCTTAAAAATGCTTGAACCTCAAAGTTCAACTCAAGGACACCGAAGAAGAAAATTCATGATTATTTCTTTGTGATTTTTTAGGAACTGTTGGAAAATATAAGTTTGCCTGACTATTTGGACTGAGCCAACGACCGAATATCAAATATTTCAAAAGATATTTCTAATCTTAAAAATGCTTGAACCTCAAAGGTCAACTCAAGGACACCAAAGAAGAAAATTCATTATTATTTCTTTGTGATTTTCTAGGAACTGTTGGAAAATATAAGTTTGCCTGACTATTTGGACTGAGCCAACGACCGAATATCAAATATTTTTGCCACTATAAATACACCCATTAACCTCCCATTTATCATCATCAAAAAACAATTAAGCAACGAATTtgataggaaaaaaaaaaaaaaatcacactaCTATTCCCATCAAGCTTTTTCTGATTAGCAAAAACAATGGCAAGCCAATTGATTGCAAACAACAAAAGTGGTGCAGAGATCTACAACGGAGCTTCTGCTTGCACTCAAAAGGTTCACGAACTCCTCCAAAAGTCCAAACTCCCAAAAGGGCTCTTAGCCGTGAAAGAAATAACCGAGTTTGGTTACAATCCCACGACAGGCTTCTTCTGGATCAAGCAAGCAAAGAAAAGTGAGCACAAATTTCGTGCCCTAAACAAGCTCGCATCCTATGACACTGAGGTTGTTGGGTTTATAGAAGAAGGTAAGATGACCAAAATATCCGGATTCAAAGTTAAGGCAATGATGGTGTGGTTCTCAGTTACCGATATTAGCATCGACGAGAAGGATTCTGAGAAGCTCAGTTTTCTCAGTGCCGGAATCGCCAAGAGTTTTCCTGCTAGTGCATTTGAGCTTCAGGaatgaagttatatatatatattggagatTGCCTGATTATATAGATGCAAGAATATATCATTTCCTTTTTTCAGTGTTTCTTGAATGCTGGTAGTTTACTTTACATATTATTTGTATCCCTTTATTGGTCATGGTTTTGATCACAATTGCTTCAATAAAAGTTTATCTTGTTCATCCACATATTTGATATGAAAATTGTGCGTAGGTCTCTCTCAATTGCATGTCCATGCCTAAGATTCATTAAAAAAGATTGGCGTCACACAATAAAATGTGCAATATATATCCTTGAAAATGCTGCTAAGCGTCAATTAGAGAGCACTACGTACTGTCAGAGTAATGTTATTACTACAAAATTCAGTAAACAAAATCATGCATGGCCATGTAGATGTAATGATTATATTAATTGATAAATATGTTGAAATGTACATgatcaataataatatttatcccAACTACCATTTAGGATTTTGTATACGGAGTTTTGTAGAAATAGCATTAGCATTACTCCGTACTGTCAATGCGGGGACAAATTGAATATTAATCAATTTCTAATCAAGTTGACTTAGACCATTCTAAATGTAACTTGAACATACAACATTCAGGGGACGGATCCAGAAAATTTAAATTGTgggacaaaaataaaataaaaatatgttgGAGAGAATGTAAAAAATCAATAAAAAATAAGATAGTGTGCATAAGTATTTGACCCAAGCTGTGCGTGTGAATTACTGCTACTAAACCGTTTCAATCATGC
The sequence above is drawn from the Rutidosis leptorrhynchoides isolate AG116_Rl617_1_P2 unplaced genomic scaffold, CSIRO_AGI_Rlap_v1 contig500, whole genome shotgun sequence genome and encodes:
- the LOC139884098 gene encoding uncharacterized protein At5g01610-like, with product MASQLIANNKSGAEIYNGASACTQKVHELLQKSKLPKGLLAVKEITEFGYNPTTGFFWIKQAKKSEHKFRALNKLASYDTEVVGFIEEGKMTKISGFKVKAMMVWFSVTDISIDEKDSEKLSFLSAGIAKSFPASAFELQE